The following proteins come from a genomic window of Aspergillus oryzae RIB40 DNA, chromosome 4:
- the fetC gene encoding putative ferrooxidoreductase Fet3 (multicopper oxidases) has translation MNMKYFCDHCLILSGFSGWWVSLSTLSVSAKTLNYEWNITWVLANPDGLQERPVIGINGQWPLPVLNLTLGDRVIAKVYNALGNESTSIHWHGFFQNGTTHMDGAPSVTQCDIAPGSTFVYNFTVNQTGTYWYHSHARGQYPDGLRQALVIRGPDEPYSGQYDEERVITLSEWYHDPMPTLLKQFISVTNPTGAEPVPKSALMNDTQNLTIAVEPGKTYLFRLVNVAAFASQYFWIEDHTMKIVEVDGVWTEPAEASMIYITAAQRYSFLVTMKNDTNKNYAIVGSMDTDLFDTLPPTLNYNVTGWLVYDNKAERPAPTDISSFDPYDDFKLVPVDGERLLGDPDYTVTLDLTMDNLGDGANYAFFNGITYVMPKVPTLYTALSTGSAATNSTVYGYNTNAFILDKGDVIDLVLNNDDTGKHPFHLHGHNFQVVARSDEDAGHYDANNHSAFPSVPMRRDTIYVKPTGYFVIRFRADNPGVWIFHCHIEWHMDAGLAVVLIEAPLDLQQTLAIPEDHWQACDASDTLKRGNAAGNTKDFYDLTGANTSVSPLPAGFTARGIVALVFSCIAAILGLISIVWYGMAPITVKQSSTDERREVDSN, from the exons ATGAACATGAAATACTTCTGTGACCATTGCTTGATCTTGTCT GGCTTTTCTGGTTGGTGGGTTTCCTTGTCCACATTGTCAGTCAGTGCCAAGACCCTCAATTATGAATGGAACATCACTTGGGTATTGGCCAATCCAGACGGCTTGCAAGAACGTCCCGTGATTGGTATTAATGGTCAATGGCCCCTTCCAGTACTCAATCTCACCCTTGGTGATCGAGTGATTGCAAAGGTGTACAACGCTTTGGGCAATGAATCAACCAGCATACATTGGCATGGCTTTTTTCAAAATGGAACGACCCATATGGATGGTGCTCCGAGTGTAACGCAATGCGATATTGCCCCTGGGTCCACATTCGTTTACAACTTCACT GTAAATCAAACGGGCACCTACTGGTACCACTCACATGCTCGAGGCCAGTACCCAGATGGCTTACGGCAGGCTCTAGTGATTAGGGGTCCTGATGAGCCTTATTCTGGCCAGTATGATGAGGAGCGTGTGATAACTCTATCAGAGTGGTATCATGACCCGATGCCAACGCTGCTGAAGCAGTTTATCAGCGTTACAAATCCTACTGGGGCAGAACCTGTCCCAAAGTCGGCCCTCATGAATGATACTCAGAATTTGACTATAGCTGTTGAACCAGGGAAGACTTACCTATTTCGCTTAGTCAATGTGGCCGCCTTTGCAAGCCAGTATTTTTGGATCGAGGACCATACCATGAAAATTGTGGAAGTCGATGGCGTATGGACAGAGCCAGCAGAAGCCAGTATGATCTACATTACAGCGGCGCAACGCTACAGTTTTCTGGTGACAATGAAAAACGACACAAACAAGAACTATGCCATTGTGGGAAGTATGGACACG GACCTCTTCGATACACTCCCTCCGACTCTGAACTACAACGTTACGGGATGGTTAGTTTACGATAACAAGGCTGAGAGGCCTGCCCCGACTGACATCTCATCATTCGATCCATACGATGACTTCAAACTTGTCCCTGTGGATGGCGAGAGGCTATTGGGTGACCCTGACTATACAGTCACTCTCGATCTTACCATGGATAACCTGGGGGACGGTGCTAATTA TGCCTTCTTCAATGGTATAACATATGTTATGCCTAAAGTGCCAACGCTTTATACGGCTTTATCCACCGGGTCAGCTGCCACAAACTCCACTGTATATGGCTACAATACCAACGCCTTCATCCTGGATAAAGGCGATGTCATCGACCTTGTCCTGAACAACGACGACACGGGAAagcatcctttccatcttcatGGTCATAATTTTCAAGTCGTCGCTCGCAGCGATGAAGACGCAGGTCACTACGATGCCAACAACCATTCTGCTTTCCCGTCAGTCCCGATGCGAAGGGATACTATTTACGTGAAACCGACAGGATACTTTGTCATCCGGTTTCGAGCGGATAATCCAG GTGTATGGATCTTCCACTGCCACATCGAATGGCACATGGACGCCGGTCTTGCGGTCGTCCTGATTGAAGCGCCATTAGATCTGCAACAGACACTTGCAATTCCAGAGGATCATTGGCAGGCATGCGACGCAAGTGATACCTTGAAAAGGGGCAATGCGGCAGGAAACACAAAAGATTTCTACGATCTGACTGGGGCGAATACTTCGGTTTCTCCACTGCCCGCTGGGTTTACTGCCCGAGGCATTGTGGCCTTGGTGTTCAGCTGCATTGCCGCAATCCTAGGATTAATTAGCATTGTCTG GTATGGCATGGCACCGATCACCGTGAAACAATCGTCAACCGATGAGAGGAGGGAAGTAGACAGTAATTAG
- a CDS encoding alpha/beta hydrolase (arylacetamide deacetylase), translating into MSISTLQPPYPLHPSVKDLLDPEYISFYNEYVINQQQVHLQPVEASRTSGVLIPGGGPLLEVGKTEDITIKRRATEGPEILLRAFTPAGETPDGGWPVMLYFHGGGWVLGNINTENPVCTNLCVRGNCVVVTVDYRLAPENPFPAAVHDCWESLLWLISDGPSRLSINTSKMATGGSSAGGNLASIITHKALTLSPPVHFLAQLLSVPVTDNTATVQNNESYRLYEHAPALPAAKMIWYRDHYLPNHGDRTNPEASPLFYEGDWSKLPRALVMVGELDVLRVEGEQYAERLKKAGVEVDLQVMKGMPHPFLAMDKVLKEGKRSIMLMCDLLKEVFWS; encoded by the exons ATGTCGATCTCGACGCTTCAGCCTCCCTaccctctccatccttccGTTAAGGACCTCTTGGATCCCGAATACATTTCCTTCTATAACGAGTATGTCATCAACCAGCAGCAAGTCCATCTTCAACCCGTCGAAGCCTCCCGAACAAGCGGGGTTCTGATCCCTGGCGGGGGTCCGCTCCTCGAGGTAGGAAAGACAGAGGATATCACGATCAAGCGACGCGCGACAGAAGGTCCAGAGATCCTGTTGCGTGCATTCACCCCAGCTGGGGAGACACCAGACGGAGGGTGGCCGGTGATGCTGTATTTCCACGGGGGTGGATGGGTCCTGGGGAATATAAACACGGAGAATCCGGTTTGCACAAATTTGTGCGTGAGAGGGAACTGCGTCGTAGTCACAGTTGATTACAG GCTTGCCCCAGAGAATCCCTTTCCCGCAGCCGTCCATGACTGTTGGGAATCTCTTCTCTGGCTGATTTCTGACGGACCCTCACGACTCTCTATTAATACATCTAAAATGGCGACCGGTGGCTCCTCAGCGGGCGGAAATCTAGCCTCAATCATCACCCACAAAGCCTTAACACTTTCACCACCCGTCCACTTCCTTGCCCAGCTCCTCTCTGTCCCAGTGACAGATAATACAGCAACGGTCCAGAACAATGAATCCTACAGGCTTTACGAGCACGCACCGGCCCTTCCAGCTGCCAAAATGATCTGGTACCGCGATCACTATCTGCCCAACCATGGGGATCGCACTAATCCCGAAGCAAGCCCGTTGTTCTACGAGGGCGATTGGTCGAAGCTGCCCCGGGCATTGGTCATGGTTGGCGAATTGGATGTGCTCCGAGTGGAGGGAGAGCAGTATGCGGAGAGACTGAAGAAAGCTGGGGTCGAGGTGGATTTACAGGTGATGAAGGGCATGCCGCATCCATTCTTGGCGATGGATAAGGTGctgaaagaagggaagaggtCGATTATGTTGATGTGTGACCTGCTGAAAGAGGTTTTCTGGTCTTAG
- the chiA1 gene encoding class III chitinase ChiA1 (chitinase), protein MVFSKSVAVAAAVSAVFPLVHAFNAQSKSNVAVYYGQGYNQPRLSHFCQETALDIINIGFVNGFPDQSPANWPGSNFGNQCDGLTYDVGGVKTDLLSGCHQIMEDIPICQAAGKKVLLSIGGSTPDNQELLSTESAIGFAEFLWASFGPVDDTWVAWGGPRPFGNVSVDGFDFDIEHNGGFGYGAMVTRFRELFAEIPDQKFYLSGSPQCHIPDKQLSLAIATSAFDFVWVQFYNNDDCSARNFVAGEGFNFDAWVDIIKFGGNPAAKLFVGLPGSEAAALDGYYLTPDEVKPLVKKYMKLYPDTFGGIMVWEATQSDRNQINGTSYAGNMKRILTELDPTPPAPTTSPSSSTIASSTPILSSTPVIPGTPTPSSTPAQSSSLASSSTPLTSSTPGHSSSLIASSTPIKSSTPVQSRTLIGSSSPARSSMPVQSSTPVHSSTPIVPSSAVQSSTPDHSSTPIVSSSPVRSSTPVHSSVSTHSTTASENHSSTKPRVSTTSNPTGTPASSTVPAPSTASTSDSSSTSTTNPNQTGQSSPILSHTSHSATASSSAQAANPTTSTGAEPDSGDGTVTSTVTSGIATPSVIPTGTPSEPLTVTTVIVTSYIDICPTGFTTITTTYTTTYCPGTVSATATATNIPSGPGSQTAIPTPPEGWTSTVTVCTHCAPTPTTVTLTLPVTTTTEPVSVPAQQTTNVPPAEDWTTTVTVCTECASTPTTLTLTVPATGAGSNPVNPISTIAVGQISSSSGRESSVIPVVTNTVTSHSQSLSKTSVIAGTGSVHPSSSTLAVRPSTSGSRVPVAPSETQDNVSPIFTGVASQPVRLGHGAATLLALVLAVILLM, encoded by the exons ATGGTCTTTAGCAAGAGTGTCGCCGTTGCGGCGGCAGTCTCAGCcgtctttcctttggtgCATGCTTTCAACGCCCAGTCGAAGTCCAATGTTGCAGTCTACTAT GGTCAAGGGTATAACCAGCCCCGCCTCAGCCATTTCTGTCAAGAGACCGCACTagatatcatcaacattGGATTTGTCAATGGATTTCCTGATCAGAGCCCTGCCAATTGGCCTGGCAGTAACTTTGGCAACCAATGTGATGGACTGACCTATGACGTTGGTGGAGTCAAGACCGACTTGCTCTCGGGCTGCCATCAGATCATGGAAGATATTCCCATCTGCCAGGCAGCCGGCAAAAAGGTTCTATTGTCTATAGGGGGTTCTACCCCCGACAATCAGGAACTCCTCTCGACAGAAAGTGCTATCGGATTTGCCGAATTTCTCTGGGCATCCTTCGGCCCCGTGGATGATACTTGGGTGGCATGGGGCGGTCCCCGTCCGTTCGGCAACGTATCCGTCGACGGATTTGACTTCGACATAGAGCACAACGGTGGTTTTG GGTACGGAGCTATGGTCACCCGCTTTCGTGAGCTTTTTGCCGAAATACCTGATCAAAAGTTTTACCTATCCGGGTCCCCTCAATGCCATATACCCGATAAGCAACTGAGCCTCGCAATCGCAACATCCGCATTTGACTTTGTCTGGGTGCAGTTTTACAATAATGATGATTGCTCCGCTCGTAACTTCGTTGCTGGGGAGGGTTTCAACTTTGACGCTTGGGTCGACATTATCAAATTCGGCGGTAACCCAGCTGCAAAGCTCTTCGTCGGCCTGCCTGGCAGTGAAGCTGCGGCGCTTGACGGGTACTACTTGACTCCTGATGAGGTCAAGCCTTTGGTCAAAAAATACATGAAGCTGTATCCTGATACATTCGGAGGTATCATGGTTTGGGAGGCGACCCAGTCTGACCGAAACCAGATCAACGGGACTAGCTACGCAGGCAACATGAAGAGAATCCTGACTGAATTGGATCCTACGCCTCCCGCTCCGACAACCTCACCGTCCAGCTCCACCATCGCATCAAGCACTCCCATTTTGTCGAGTACTCCAGTCATTCCTGGAACACCAACGCCGTCAAGCACCCCTGCTCAGTCCAGCTCGCTagcctcttcttcaaccccgTTGACATCTAGCACACCTGGCCATTCAAGCTCTCTTATCGCATCAAGCACTCCCATTAAGTCCAGCACTCCTGTCCAGTCGAGAACCCTTATTGGATCCAGTAGCCCTGCTCGGTCCAGCATGCCTGTCCAGTCTAGTACTCCAGTTCATTCAAGCACTCCTATTGTGCCAAGCAGTGCTGTCCAGTCCAGTACTCCAGATCACTCGAGCACCCCTATTGTGTCCAGCAGCCCTGTCCGGTCTAGCACTCCCGTTCACTCTAGTGTATCAACTCACTCAA caacagcatccGAAAACCACTCGTCTACTAAGCCGCGTGTGTCGACAACATCCAACCCAACTGGTACCCCGGCATCCTCCACTGTGCCTGCACCATCTACTGCTTCTACTTCAGACTCGTCGAGCACCTCCACTAccaatccaaaccaaacaggTCAATCCAGCCCTATCCTGTCGCACACTTCTCATAGTGCTACTGCCTCCTCGTCGGCCCAAGCAGCTAACCCGACCACATCAACGGGCGCGGAGCCGGACAGCGGAGACGGAACAGTTACTAGTACGGTTACTTCCGGAATAGCGACCCCTTCCGTCATACCTACCGGTACTCCCTCGGAGCCTCTCACTGTCACAACTGTTATCGTCACCTCGTACATTGATATCTGTCCCACGGGGTTCACAACGATCACCACGACTTATACCACGACGTACTGCCCTGGAACAGTATCCGCAACCGCTACAGCCACGAACATCCCCTCTGGACCGGGGTCACAGACCGCTATCCCTACTCCCCCTGAGGGATGGACCTCAACTGTGACTGTCTGTACGCACTGTGCTCCAACGCCAACCACGGTGACTCTTACTCTACCAGTGACCACAACTACTGAACCTGTCAGTGTGCCAGCCCAGCAGACCACTAATGTTCCACCTGCTGAGGACTGGACCACAACAGTCACTGTCTGTACGGAGTGCGCATCGACGCCAACTACTTTGACACTTACTGTGCCTGCCACGGGAGCTGGCTCTAACCCCGTCAACCCTATCAGCACCATCGCTGTTGGGCAAATTAGCAGCTCATCCGGACGCGAGAGCTCCGTTATCCCCGTAGTTACAAATACTGTCACCAGCCACAGCCAGAGCCTTTCGAAGACTTCTGTGATTGCTGGAACAGGCAGTGTACATCCGTCGTCCTCAACCTTGGCTGTCAGACCCTCGACCAGTGGATCACGAGTCCCCGTGGCTCCTAGCGAGACGCAGGATAATGTGTCGCCCATATTCACGGGTGTTGCATCGCAGCCTGTTAGACTCGGCCACGGAGCTGCTACTCTCCTCGCTCTTGTTTTGGCTGTAATCCTTTTGATGTGA
- a CDS encoding WW domain-containing protein (predicted protein), which yields MEFVSKLAEKFLDKDKSSGSQEGYGNQGGYGGGDQGYGGGYPQQQQHSGPQVPPPWIARWDGESQRWFYVNEQTGERTWNHPGQGGGYGQPQPSYGGGAPYGGEQSYGQQPSYGYGESRQGDFYQQQEEPKKDHTAAKIAGAAVLGVAGGALGAYGLHEAHEKWDENKEEWKQDVQDFPENAAEWTGEKVGEAEAGWDRAEDRVEQGWDNAVDKVEDFPENAAEWTGEKVGAVERFGDDMHDAYERGEDEGRGDDDW from the exons ATGGAATTCGTCAGCAAACTTGCCGAAAAGTTCCTCGACAAGGACAAGTCCAGCggcagccaagaaggctaTGGCAACCAAGGCGGCTACGGTGGAGGTGACCAGGGATATGGCGGCGGCTatcctcaacaacaacagcattcAGGCCCTCAAGTGCCCCCCCCATGGATCGCCCGGTGGGATGGGGAGTCACAGCGCTGGTTCTACGTGAACGAGCAGACCGGCGAGAGGACCTGGAACCACCCAGGCCAGGGCGGTGGCTACGGACAGCCGCAGCCTTCGTACGGTGGCGGTGCACCTTACGGGGGAGAACAGTCGTATGGCCAGCAGCCCTCGTATGGCTATGGCGAGTCGCGCCAGGGAGATTTCTAtcagcagcaggaggagcCTAAGAAGGATCACACTGCGGCGAAAATTGCAGGTGCTGCGGTTTTAGGTGTTGCTGGTGGAGCGTTGGGAGCGTATGGTCTGCATGAAGCGC ATGAAAAGTGGgatgagaacaaggaagagTGGAAACAGGATGTTCAGGATTTCCCTGAAAATGCTGCGGAGTGGACCGGCGAGAAG GTCGGTGAAGCCGAAGCAGGCTGGGATCGTGCCGAGGATCGAGTCGAACAAGGCTGGGATAACGCCGTCGATAAGGTTGAGGACTTCCCCGAAAATGCTGCAGAGTGGACCGGCGAAAAGGTCGGAGCCGTGGAACGATTCGGGGACGATATGCACGATGCATACGAGcggggagaggatgagggcCGCGGTGACGACGATTGGTAA
- a CDS encoding CaiB/BaiF CoA transferase family protein (predicted L-carnitine dehydratase/alpha-methylacyl-CoA racemase) has product MSTTPLAGIRVVELAGLAPGPFAGLLLADYGASVLRIDRPNAVSSDQLTRRKSSITLDLRNAASHSVLLSVLAKADILIDPYRPGVLERLGLSPSEVLLKYNPRLIVARMTGFRRDGKYKDMAGHDINYIAVSGVLSMLGRAGEPPYAPGNIIGDFAGGGAMCFMGILLALLSRTRTGRGQVVEANMVDGSAYLAAMPRLNRQTPLWSGPRGQNMLDGGSPFYDTYETKDKGKYFAVGALEPQFYAALLKGLGFGSEELPSRDDRENWPVLRAAFAKRFKEKTRAEWESIFDGTDACATPVLEQDELEQGGFEQRPAVHLVDTPALPIATDDGGWTGGGLTPGEGGQETLEAWLGWKEGREYDVRSDGALIKTGEEGKAKL; this is encoded by the exons ATGTCCACCACACCCCTCGCAGGTATTCGCGTGGTCGAGCTTGCAGGCCTAGCTCCCG GTCCATTTGCTGGACTATTGCTTGCAGATTACGGGGCGTCCGTGCTGCGCATCGATCGGCCAAATGCCGTGAGTAGCGATCAGTTAACGCGTCGTAAATCCTCGATCACCTTGGACCTACGAAACGCAGCATCGCACAGCGTCCTCCTTTCGGTGTTGGCCAAAGCCGATATCCTCATTGATCCTTACCGCCCCGGCGTCTTAGAACGCTTGGGTCTTTCCCCATCGGAGGTCCTCCTGAAGTATAACCCTCGCTTGATCGTGGCGCGCATGACGGGATTCCGACGAGACGGTAAATACAAGGACATGGCGGGTCACGATATTAATTACATCGCGGTGTCGGGGGTGCTCTCCATGCTGGGGCGAGCAGGTGAACCTCCTTATGCCCCGGGTAATATTATTGGCGATTTCGCGGGCGGAGGCGCAATGTGTTTCATGGGCATATTGCTTGCTTTGCTGTCGCGCACACGCACAGGACGCGGCCAAGTCGTAGAGGCTAACATGGTCGATGGCTCTGCGTACTTAGCGGCGATGCCGCGACTGAATCGGCAAACGCCGCTGTGGAGCGGGCCCCGAGGGCAGAACATGTTAGACGGCGGCAGTCCGTTTTATGACACGTATGAGACCAAGGATAAAGGCAAGTATTTCGCCGTTGGAGCGCTGGAACCCCAATTTTACGCTGCGCTCCTCAAGGGACTCGGGTTCGGTTCGGAGGAACTTCCCTCACGGGACGATAGGGAGAATTGGCCAGTCCTCCGAGCGGCGTTTGCGAAGCGATTCAAAGAGAAGACGCGGGCGGAGTGGGAATCTATTTTTGACGGCACGGATGCTTGCGCGACACCTGTATTGGAGCAGGATGAGCTCGAGCAAGGGGGCTTTGAACAACGGCCTGCCGTTCATCTCGTTGATACGCCAGCACTGCCCATTGCGACCGACGATGGGGGCTGGACGGGAGGTGGCCTGACCCCCGGGGAAGGTGGACAGGAGACGTTGGAGGCTTGGTtaggatggaaagaaggacgCGAATATGATGTCAGATCCGATGGGGCATTGATAAAGAccggagaggaggggaaggcGAAGCTGTGA
- a CDS encoding uncharacterized protein (predicted protein) produces the protein MTSTPSYPPSRRMSSATTSTSSTGNAAGHSAVSDIRRSTSSRSANSQLGYVALMRRQKATVWCDRAQPEDPRLRAQKLADKKRAYLEVHGAGAGGRASTLGSGKIKHSKGGTDFSPSNLVSATVPVRLSANEVGDADEDAHSDHGFPHRRTGSGRSSLGSNHRYPSGYQRTPQGTMGSNSTPPSEKTDLPNVTEHPPAESTEEKKVNDDAATTYSFEAADEDNFGSVGEMAAPSAATTAAEKARRADELRRRGSVDDRTSTMTNVRLFVANPDLSD, from the coding sequence ATGACCTCTACTCCTAGTTACCCTCCCTcgagaagaatgtcgagCGCCACAACCTCTACAAGCTCGACTGGCAACGCCGCGGGTCACTCCGCCGTTTCGGATATTCGCAGAAGCACGTCATCCCGTTCCGCCAACTCTCAGCTGGGTTATGTAGCTCTAATGCGGAGACAGAAGGCCACGGTGTGGTGTGATCGAGCACAGCCGGAGGATCCGCGCCTCCGAGCCCAGAAGCTTGCCGACAAGAAGAGAGCGTACCTCGAAGTCCATGGCGCAGGCGCTGGTGGACGGGCAAGTACCCTTGGAAGCGGTAAAATTAAACACTCCAAAGGAGGTACTGATTTCTCGCCCTCGAACCTCGTGTCGGCTACTGTTCCCGTACGGCTCAGTGCCAATGAAGTGGGTGATGCGGATGAGGATGCACACAGTGATCATGGGTTTCCTCATCGTCGCACTGGCAGTGGTCGCAGCTCTCTGGGAAGCAACCATCGTTATCCCAGTGGCTACCAGCGGACACCCCAGGGCACTATGGGAAGTAACAGCACTCCCCCAAGTGAGAAGACGGATTTGCCAAATGTCACGGAGCATCCGCCGGCGGAGAGcacggaggaaaagaaagtcaaCGATGACGCCGCTACCACCTACAGCTTCGAGGCTGCAGATGAGGACAATTTTGGGAGCGTAGGGGAGATGGCTGCCCCGAGTGCAGCTACCACGGCGGCCGAAAAGGCGAGAAGGGCGGACGAACTAAGACGGCGGGGTAGTGTGGACGACCGAACGAGCACGATGACCAATGTCCGACTCTTTGTTGCGAATCCAGACCTCAGTGATTAG
- a CDS encoding putative chromatin assembly factor 1 subunit A (predicted protein) — translation MEVSMDTSPAALSPLPQSQSQSQQPSSTTASTPPYPASPTASRKRSVQDIDAQTMQTPSTATAVHRDTKKSPTYTDKENQENADPSIQSSTRVSPVLEMSHVLIAGGGAKAGDEAPVQNTKEATLGRSVPSPGSTHLSTDAGAGAPAAKKRKLSPASKEAKQQEKEAKQQEKEAKQQEKEAKERQRLEEKAKKEEEKRVKEEEKKKRDAEREEERKRKEEKKKAKEEERAAKEEEKRKKEAAKEEEKRKKEEEKLKKERAQPKLNAFFAKPKPPVQPSNAALTASPKKSGGDGCTNEPSHEAGTMSDYQRAFPKFFLQSHTKVAPPHMFQRDSEGLRLIREKLDASMKSPNSSEEALIFRPSDIFNMMPYKRRRGRLPASVKDILLEMQNLNDQSGTSEAVQRQQGLLKKVRMKSLKFGEDVRPPYQGTYSKPLPESKAYKMMRNPFHRGLPDTNYDYDSEAEWEEPEEGEELDSEEEEEMSEDGEDDMDGFLDDEDDQLVDGKRRLIVGDLEPVCSGIQWHDQGVDPEFKAYRVETISDAVSLPIDPFSTMYWQKPKTSEPAQTSGAGRSSLHSFLGNPSSGSASTQDGSALPLLGPGKSKRPFPPELLAEFKQVVDGSDLSKLGLIEILKKRFPKVSKDALKDTLNSVATRVGQKEAEKKWVCK, via the exons ATGGAGGTCTCGATGGACACAAGCCCAGCCGCcctttctcccctcccccaGTCACAATCACAATCGcaacaaccatcatcaacgacgGCGTCTACACCACCCTATCCGGCATCTCCGACCGCCTCCAGAAAACGTTCCGTCCAAGATATCGATGCACAGACGATGCAGACGCCATCGACTGCGACTGCTGTCCACAGAGACACCAAAAAATCTCCAACGTATACcgacaaagaaaaccaggAGAATGCCGATCCCTCTATACAAAGTTCTACACGTGTGTCTCCTGTCTTGGAGATGAGTCACGTACTGATTGCAGGTGGGGGCGCGAAGGCCGGTGATGAGGCCCCGGTACAGAATACAAAGGAGGCTACGCTGGGAAGATCAGTTCCTAGTCCGGGATCAACTCATTTGTCTACGGATGCGGGCGCGGGTGCCCCTGCCGctaagaagaggaagctgtCTCCTGCGAGTAAGGAGGCTAAGcaacaggagaaggaagctaAGCAGCAGGAAAAGGAGGCTAagcagcaagagaaggaggccaaggaACGTCAAAGattagaagaaaaggcaaagaaagaagaggagaagagagtgaaggaagaagagaagaaaaagcgggACGCAGAGCGGGAGGAAGAACGTAAgcggaaggaggagaaaaagaaggcgaaggaagaggagagggctgcaaaggaagaagaaaaacggaAAAAGGAGGcagccaaagaagaggagaagcgaaaaaaggaggaggagaaattgaagaaggagaga GCTCAACCCAAGCTGAACGCCTTCTTCGCAAAACCAAAACCTCCTGTGCAGCCCTCGAACGCAGCGCTTACTGCGTCTCCCAAGAAGTCTGGAGGCGATGGCTGCACAAATGAACCCTCTCATGAAGCTGGCACTATGTCCGATTATCAACGAGCATTCCCTAAATTCTTCCTACAGTCCCACACGAAAGTTGCTCCACCGCATATGTTTCAACGTGATTCAGAAGGCCTTCGACTAATCAGAGAAAAGCTTGATGCGTCCATGAAGTCGCCTAATAGCTCGGAAGAAGCTCTTATATTTCGGCCTTCGGATATTTTCAACATGATGCCATACAAGCGACGGCGGGGAAGACTACCCGCTTCtgtcaaggatatccttCTAGAGATGCAAAACCTGAACGACCAATCAGGGACGTCGGAGGCTGTACAGCGACAACAGGGTCTTTTGAAGAAGGTTCGAATGAAATCTCTTAAgtttggtgaagatgtccGACCCCCCTATCAGGGAACGTACTCTAAGCCCCTTCCCGAATCCAAGGCCTATAAGATGATGCGGAACCCCTTCCACCGCGGCTTACCTGACACGAACTACGACTACGACTCTGAAGCTGAATGGGAGGAACCGGAAGAAGGTGAGGAACTCgactcggaggaggaggaagagatgagCGAAGACGGCGAGGATGACATGGATGGcttcttggatgatgaggatgaccaATTGGTCGACGGGAAGAGACGTCTTATCGTTGGCGATCTAGAACCCGTCTGCAGCGGCATTCAATGGCACGATCAGGGTGTGGATCCAGAGTTCAAGGCATACAGGGTCGAGACCATATCAGATGCAGTGTCATTGCCTATTGACCCATTCTCCACAATGTACTGGCAAAAGCCCAAGACATCGGAGCCGGCTCAGACCAGTGGTGCGGGACGGTCATCGCTTCACTCTTTCTTGGGCAACCCATCTTCAGGGAGTGCGTCAACGCAGGACGGCAGCGCACTGCCACTGTTGGGGCCCGGGAAATCCAAGCGACCCTTCCCCCCAGAACTGCTGGCGGAATTCAAGCAAGTTGTGGACGGAAGCGATCTGTCGAAGCTAGGGTTGATTGAGATTCTGAAGAAAAG GTTTCCGAAGGTTTCTAAAGATGCCTTGAAAGACACGTTGAACAGCGTGGCTACGCGGGTGGGACAGaaagaggctgagaagaaatGGGTTTGCAAATAG